The following coding sequences lie in one Hypanus sabinus isolate sHypSab1 chromosome 20, sHypSab1.hap1, whole genome shotgun sequence genomic window:
- the pard6gb gene encoding par-6 family cell polarity regulator gamma b — protein sequence MSKSYNKSGSLRGLERVAVEVKSKFGAEFRRFSLCRYKPGKFDEFYNLILHTHNIPNMDVLIGYADVHGDLLPINNNDNFCKAISMANPLLRIFVQRKDEVDYDLFGTDSLTRKKKPLGGLRTDTLRKRVHLNISIPQDFRPVSSIIDVDILPETHRRVRLYKHGCEKPLGFYIRDGTSVRVTAHGLEKVPGIFISRLVPGGLAESTGLLAVNDEVLEVNGIEVMGKTLDQVTDMMIANSHNLIITVKPVNQRNNVIRSSRMSGSSGHSNDSTASHHSLSSTHIMQNYNPEDESDEEADIIIEGADDCQNIPFKLLPSSFTSQTNSGNLSQRLQKELTFSDSIRDNKGNIFKTLTAIKAEARHSLALSRGGIEEDGTVITL from the exons TTTGGAGCAGAATTCCGAAGATTTTCATTATGCCGGTACAAACCTGGGAAGTTTGATGAATTCTACAACTTAATCCTTCACACACATAATATTCCCAATATGGATGTATTAATTGGATATGCAGATGTTCATGGTGACTTGCTTCCGATCAACAACAACGACAATTTCTGCAAAGCCATTTCCATGGCTAACCCATTACTCAGAATTTTTGTGCAACGGAAAG ATGAGGTAGATTATGATCTCTTTGGCACTGATTCATTGACAAGAAAGAAGAAACCTTTGGGAGGTCTCCGAACTGATACACTTCGAAAGCGCGTTCACCTCAATATTAGTATACCTCAAGACTTCAGACCTGTTTCTTCTATTATTGATGTGGATATTCTGCCTGAAACTCATAGAAGAGTCCGATTGTACAAACATGGATGTGAAAAACCCTTGGGATTCTATATTCGTGATGGCACTAGTGTGAGAGTAACTGCACATGGGCTTGAAAAAGTTCCAGGTATCTTCATCTCAAGGCTTGTGCCTGGTGGTTTAGCTGAAAGTACAGGGCTCCTTGCTGTTAATGATGAAGTCCTAGAGGTAAATGGAATTGAGGTGATGGGAAAAACTCTTGATCAAGTTACAGACATGATGATTGCCAACAGTCACAACCTAATCATTACAGTAAAACCAGTGAACCAGAGGAACAATGTCATTCGCAGCAGTCGTATGTCTGGTAGCTCTGGCCATTCAAATGACAGTACAGCCAGTCACCATAGTCTATCCTCTACCCATATTATGCAGAATTACAATCCTGAAGATGAAAGTGATGAAGAAGCTGACATCATTATTGAGGGAGCTGATGACTGTCAGAACATTCCGTTTAAGTTACTGCCTTCATCCTTCACTTCTCAAACAAACTCTGGTAATCTTAGTCAGAGACTGCAGAAGGAACTGACTTTCAGTGATTCCATTAGAGACAACAaaggaaatatatttaaaacactAACTGCAATCAAAGCTGAGGCAAGGCATAGTCTAGCTCTCAGCAGAGGAGGCATTGAAGAGGATGGAACAGTCATAACACTTTGA